Below is a window of 'Nostoc azollae' 0708 DNA.
TAGGTACGTCGTCCATTTTTATCAAGTTCTGATTTGTAATAAACTCCTGGTGATCGCACTATCTGGTTGACAATGACTCGCTCAGCTCCGTTAATGATAAACGTACCCCGATCTGTCATCAAAGGCAGATCACCTATAAATACTTCTAGTTCTTTGATATCCCCTGTTTCTTTGTTTAAAAGCCTTGTGGGGACATACATTTGAACTGCATAAGTGCTATCCCGCCTTTTCGATTCTTCGACGCTGTACTTTGGTTCTTTAAGTTTGTACTTATCACCTAAAAAGTGCAGTTCTAGTTTCCCTGTATAGTCTGTAATTGGACTAAAGGAGTTCAACTCTTCTATTAGCCCTTCTTCCAAAAACCAGCGAAAGCTTGAACGCTGGATTTCAATCAAGTCGGGTAACAGAAAGGCGGATTCCATATACGTTTCGTTAGTCATGCCTCTACCTTTGTCAACCTGGTTAAACTTTCCCTTGAACACTGCTTGGGTAATTTTCCCGACCAAGCGCAACTATTAAGCAAGCTGTTGGGAAACTTATCCTGACACCACCTGTTATTTACTGGTGGGGAATTTCCGCAGCAATTAAATCTGGAGTGGGTGCTTTTGACAAGGGGGTAATCGCCCTTGAAGAGCAGTTAGGACTGCTAGAATCCAGCTAGGAAGTTGATTCAACAACGGTATGTCTTGCTGAGTTTGATTTGTTTTCCTCACTTCCCCTCCAACAACAGCGCATTATTAATTAATCTATGCACATCCACACGCTTTCTATTGTCACAAAATCTTATCTATTCTCACTGTTAGATCCCAAAAATGAAGAATCCGCGAAAGTCGTCTCTGAATCAGGATGGATTTATTTTGCTGAATTTTATTCACAAGGCGCTTATATTTAATAATTTTCTATAGGTTTCAGTACAGAGAAATCCAATGTTGTGAAAAAGTCCATATCAGCCTAGACTGCCAGGGTTTGTTATTTATTGAGAGCATCTGCTTGTAGAGATAGTTTAGATGTCCGTGAATTTTTGGTTTTTCTAGTGAGCAAGAAGTACAAATCGCCTATGAGTTACATAGATTTTATACCAACTTAAAATCAGTCCATTTCAGAAACTAGTTACAAATTCCTTCCTTTATAATTATGGCGCAAGCAAATTGTTTTAGGGGGAATAATCGTAGCACAGTTTTGTCCTCTTTAGTCTTATTTTTGCCAATTCTTCCATCTGCTCAAAGGAATACTCATAATTCAGGAGTATGGCTATAGCTTGCGTGACTCCTAGTTCGTCACGCAAGCTATGCCTACGATACACTGCGTGTAGCTTACTTCCCACAGGGTATGCTATCAGGAAGGAGTTCACTAGAAGAAAAGAATAAGAAGAATTCTTTCCCCCTTGTCCCTTTGCTCCCGTTTTATCTATAATGACAGACCGAACAATTGGCAGGCGTTATAGGTAGTTTGCTGGGCTATGGCTTCTACTGTTTCTCCCCGTAATTTGGCTAATTGCTCTGCTATATAAGCAAGATAAGCGGGTTCGTTGCGTTTTTCGCCTCTTTTCGGTGTGGGAGCGAGAAAAGGACAATCTGTTTCGATTAATAATCTGTCGCTACTCACTATACTCACTGATGCTTGTATAGTTTTCGCGTTTCTAAATGTTACTGTCCCACTAAAACTTATGTAGAAGCCTAAGTCCAGAAACCATTGGGTTTCTTCTGGTGTTCCTCCCCAACAATGCATTACACCCCGCGCTCTTTGTCCTTGGCTTTCACTCCATTTTTGTAGGACTTTTCTTACCTCTGGTGCTGCATCACGACAATGGATGATCACTGGTAAGTTAAGTTGAGATGCGATCGCCAGTTGTGCCTCAAACACCATGTACTGTTGTT
It encodes the following:
- a CDS encoding TatD family hydrolase; the protein is MQLVDTHVHLNFDLFEPDLAAVRSRWQEAGIVRLVHSCVHPEEFASIQALAHQFPEISFAVGVHPLDAAKWNHQTAEKIKFLASSDSQVVGIGEMGLDFYKANNYEQQYMVFEAQLAIASQLNLPVIIHCRDAAPEVRKVLQKWSESQGQRARGVMHCWGGTPEETQWFLDLGFYISFSGTVTFRNAKTIQASVSIVSSDRLLIETDCPFLAPTPKRGEKRNEPAYLAYIAEQLAKLRGETVEAIAQQTTYNACQLFGLSL